Proteins from a genomic interval of Alteromonas macleodii ATCC 27126:
- a CDS encoding pentapeptide repeat-containing protein has product MRLRFQATKQLPILLVVLYSATASAIPDFEDDVKIINGCEIKPKTVCSDTDLSGADLSHANLHGAVFTNVKFNKTDLRHANLSYATFKKSNLDHADLATANLKHADLRSSKVRNANLEGVDGWALFGQGVDFTNSNFSGANLDQARLSGATMVNTNLRAARLERVWMNKANFEGASLINANIQEAKLNDASLYRANLTGTRIHYATFQGTFMDECINCPINW; this is encoded by the coding sequence ATGCGCTTACGTTTTCAAGCAACCAAACAACTCCCCATATTATTAGTTGTCCTATATTCAGCAACTGCCAGTGCCATTCCCGATTTCGAAGATGACGTGAAAATTATCAACGGATGTGAAATAAAACCAAAGACAGTGTGTAGTGATACAGACTTAAGCGGTGCTGATTTAAGCCATGCAAATTTGCACGGGGCAGTATTCACCAACGTTAAGTTCAACAAAACAGATTTAAGGCACGCCAACTTAAGCTATGCGACGTTTAAGAAAAGTAACCTAGATCACGCTGATTTAGCTACCGCCAACTTAAAACACGCAGATTTACGCAGCTCAAAAGTTCGCAACGCTAACTTAGAAGGCGTAGATGGCTGGGCGCTTTTCGGTCAAGGGGTTGATTTCACTAACTCCAACTTTTCAGGTGCTAACCTGGACCAAGCGCGTTTATCAGGTGCGACAATGGTAAACACCAACTTACGTGCCGCACGCTTAGAGCGGGTTTGGATGAACAAAGCAAACTTTGAAGGTGCTTCACTGATTAACGCCAATATTCAGGAAGCAAAACTGAACGATGCAAGTTTGTATCGAGCAAACCTAACCGGCACGCGCATCCACTACGCAACATTTCAGGGCACTTTCATGGACGAATGTATAAACTGTCCTATTAACTGGTAA